A stretch of the Pan troglodytes isolate AG18354 chromosome 20, NHGRI_mPanTro3-v2.0_pri, whole genome shotgun sequence genome encodes the following:
- the SIGLEC6 gene encoding sialic acid-binding Ig-like lectin 6, translating to MQGAQEASASEMLPLLLPLLWAGALAQERRFQLEGPESLTVQEGLCVLVPCRLPTTLPASYYGYGYWFLEGADVPVATNDPDEEVQEETQGRFHLLWDPRRKNCSLSIRDARRRDNAAYFFRLKYKRMKYGYTSSKLSVRVMALTHRPNISIPGTLESGHPSNLTCSVPWVCEQGTPPIFSWMSAAPTSLGPRTTQSSVLTITPRPQDHSTNLTCQVTFPGAGVTVERTIQLNVSSFKILQNTSSLPVLEGQALRLLCDADGNPPAHLSWFQGFSALNATPISNTGVLELPQVGSAEEGDFTCRAQHPLGSLQISLSLFVHWKPEGRAGGVLGAVWGASITTLVFLCVCFIFRVKTRRKEAAQPVQNTDDVNPVMVSGSRGHQPQFQTGIVSDHPAEAGPISEGEQELHYAVLHFHKVQPQEPKVTDTEYSEIKIHK from the exons ATGCAGGGAGCCCAGGAAGCCTCCGCCTCAGAGATGCTACCgctgctgctgcccctgctgTGGGCAG GGGCCCTGGCTCAGGAGCGGAGATTCCAGCTGGAGGGGCCAGAGTCACTGACGGTGCAGGAGGGTCTGTGCGTCCTCGTACCCTGCAGATTGCCCACTACCCTTCCAGCCTCGTACTATGGTTATGGCTACTGGTTCCTGGAAGGGGCTGATGTTCCAGTGGCCACAAACGACCCAGACGAAGAAGTGCAGGAGGAGACCCAGGGCCGATTCCACCTCCTCTGGGATCCCAGAAGGAAGAACTGCTCCCTGAGCATCAGAGATGCCCGGAGGAGGGACAATGCTGCATACTTCTTTCGGTTGAAGTACAAACGGATGAAATACGGTTATACATCTTCCAAGCTCTCTGTGCGTGTGATGG CCCTGACCCACAGGCCCAACATCTCCATCCCAGGGACCCTGGAGTCTGGCCATCCCAGCAATCTGACCTGCTCTGTGCCCTGGGTCTGTGAGCAGGGGACACCCCCCATCTTCTCCTGGATGTcagctgcccccacctccctgggCCCCAGGACCACCCAGTCCTCAGTGCTCACGATCACCCCACGGCCCCAGGACCACAGCACCAACCTCACCTGTCAGGTGACGTTCCCTGGAGCCGGTGTGACCGTGGAGAGAACCATCCAGCTCAATGTCTCCT CCTTCAAAATCCTGCAAAACACCTCGTCCCTCCCTGTCCTGGAGGGCCAGGCTCTGCGGCTGCTCTGTGATGCTGACGGCAACCCCCCTGCACACCTGAGCTGGTTTCAGGGCTTCTCCGCCCTGAACGCCACCCCCATCTCCAATACTGGGGTCCTGGAGCTGCCTCAAGTAGGGTCTGCAGAAGAAGGAGATTTCACCTGCCGTGCTCAGCATCCTCTGGGCTCCCTGCAAATCTCTCTGAGTCTCTTTGTGCATT GGAAACCAGAAGGCAGGGCTGGTGGTGTCCTGGGAGCAGTCTGGGGAGCTAGCATCACAACCCTGGTTTTCCTCTGTGTTTGCTTCATCTTCAG AGTGAAGACTAGAAGGAAGGAAGCAGCCCAGCCAGTGCAAAACACGGATGATGTGAACCCCGTCATGGTCTCAGGCTCCAGG GGTCATCAGCCCCAGTTCCAGACAGGCATAGTTTCAGACCACCCTGCTGAGGCTGGCCCCATCTCAGAAGGTGAGCAGGAGCTCCACTACGCTGTCCTACACTTCCACAAGGTGCAACCTCAGGAACCAAAGGTCACCGACACTGAGTACTCAGAAATCAAGATACACAAGTGA